The Arachis ipaensis cultivar K30076 chromosome B03, Araip1.1, whole genome shotgun sequence region ttaggaaattattttaatttacaattcAGTGCAAATACTAATTCATTTCCCCTATATTGTATTGAACAGAAAACAATGGGACAGTTTATCCATCTATAACTGCATTTGAGAGCAGCTCCTTGCAGTTGACATTCAATTTCTCAAAACAGCCAGGAAACTCACAAACAACGAATATCCAAGCTACCTTCATAAATTTGTCCTCTGATGAATACACAGATTTTATTTTTCAGGCAGCAGTTCCAAAGGTATGGCAGTCAGTGTGCTGTTTAGCTTTCTACATCGCCTGCgaaaatcatcatcattaaagtgttttttagagtttggATATAATTTGTCTACATTTTTCACTATGTCGTGTTTTATTATTTGATTTACTTGAGGTTTCCTGCTTTCTTATCAAAAGCGCAACCTAGTGCAAGAATCCCCACCCGTAGAGGTTTTCAGAGGGTAAATCTTCAGAATTTTTACCTTTGCAAAGTTAGGGGTGAGGCTATTTCCAGAATTTGAATCTGGGACCTTTTGGTCACTCAGCAGAAACCTTACTGTTGCTCTGAGACTAGCGCTCTCCATGCTTTCTAGTTAACGTGGAAAATGTCTTCTCCTTCCTTTGTTTGACCTATAACTATAAAAAACTTATCATGATAAAGAAATCACAATTGGGGGATTTATTTCTCTCAAGTGAATAGTTCTAGCAATATAGATGTCCTCAATTCAATGAACAAATATATTTATGTTGTCTCCACACTTGAGTTTGAATTAGATATTGACATTTTGAAGCTGATGAGTGGTTATACCTGTTTTCTTCTAATAATATTGgtattttgattttcagtttctgcAGCTGCAATTAGATCCAGCTAGCGGCAGTACTCTCCCTGCCAACGGAAATGGTTCAATCACTCAAAATTTTCGAGTTACCAATAGCCAAAATGGAAAGGTAGATTTTATTTGTCAGTTGTTTTTGTGCATAACCATGTTCCTACTTTGATTTATGCGTTTAAGTGGTTCTTAGAGAAGAATTAATGTCTAATAACATTTGTTTTTCAGAAATCTCTTGTAATGCGCATAAGGATAACATACAAGATAAATGGCAAGGAGAAACTGGAGGAGGGACAAATCAGTAATTTTCCTCGTGATTTATGAGCGCCAAAATTGTAAGTGGCCATTTTGGGTGATACCATAAAAGGCATAAATTAATAATAAGCCCTTTTCGTTTTCCGCACTTAATAGTCAGTCAGGAATGCACTTTTCGTGTTTCACTTTCATGCCTCAAAATGAGAGGGCGGTATGGTTCATACAACTGGGTCCGCTTTCCGGCTCAAATTTGAGGTaggtttgtttatttgtttggtGGCTTCACAAGCTGCAATTCTTAACTAGCGTAGGTTCTTTATGTAAATTAGTCCAAAATATTCTTATACACGATGATGTCAATCACAGTTTTACCTATGAGGAACACAGAATTGTCTCACATTGAGAACTTGTGTTGCTTGCAATTTCTTACCCCTGAAGCTGAAGGTAGTTGCGTCAGTCTGCCGTTTGCAGTTGCAGTGTTGAATGCAATTTGATAAATCGTAGGGATTTTATACAAATTGTTATATTCGATTGTTTTATGTAACATCTTTTTTCCCCCAGTATCATTAATGAAATGTAATCCCAAAATTAACGTATTTCTTATTCTCTATGCTAAAAGTTCAAGGAGATAACTGAAGGAACATTTACATTTCTGTGCCGCTGCACGAGAAAATTAACCTTTAAAAGGGAAGTgtgtaattaaattatttaactgtTGATAGGAATTAATGGTATTGACTATTCCTACTGTTAATAAATAAACAGCCTTTTCGGGGTATGTGAACATAATCGGACTAATTTCTCCATTTTGTCGACATAATTTGGAAACAAGGAACCCaaatcaaaatattttattattttcctgtCTTTGCCACTTAATCTGAATTCCAGTCTAGTTGCATTGGTAATTAACAACACTTCTGTCACATGGTGCTATAAATTCCATTCAAAATTCTAGACTGCCAGAGTGCCAGTTGTTTGGGATCGTTAAATTAATTCATTTATGGTTTATAGATCCGATGTTAATGACAAGTCTAGTGTGTAGGAGCATCACATTACAATATTATGAATTTCTGTGTAAGATCTAACTAAAAAGCACTCTGAAAATATTGattaaaagtatatttttttgttcttgatgtttggcaaaaattttaaaaatactcttaaattttattttgtttcaatgttgtcccaaaagttttcgatttgcatcaaatataccctcgacggctaaatttttaaaaaatttaagatgaatctaataataatgcaagaaaattatgcttgatttgcttgtattgaaagttgttcttatgaaattgttgttgaatcggtcttaaattttttgaaaaattagtcgtcaggggtatatttgatacaaatcgaaaacttctaggacaaaattgaaacaaaataaaacttaggttaaaacttaaaacttttgtcaaactttagggacaaaaagtataacccttttaatgtattaaaatttaaaagtttatgtttatatttaatttataatatataatatccaATAtccaaatattattttatatatgtaagAGTTAAATTCAAAGAATTTAACGGCAAGAACTTTTAACATTGTCGTTAGGGTCTGAAACATGAAATCCTTACAACATGATTTTAATTTACATAATAtccaaatattattttatatatgtaagAGTTAAATTCAAAGAATTTAACGGCAAGAACTTTTAACATTGTCGTTAGGGTTTAAACTCTGAAACATGATAACTGCATATATAATAAATCTAGAGAAAATGACAAACAGGTCTCTGACCTTTTTTTTTTGCAGACATTTTCGTtcctaattattaaaaaatacatttaagtccttGACGTTCTTAAAAGTTGGACGGATCAGttcctccgtccaaatgcctccatcAGACCTAATGGAAAAGTCTAATGTGGCTCCCGTAAtgcttatcacgcgtacgcgtgggtcacgcgtacgcgtgggtcacgcgtacgcgtgggtcacgcgtacgcatcgcctgtCAGATTtccctttcacgcgtacgcgtgacacacgtGTACGCATCGCCATAAATTCTGCaaatcttcatttcttcatgaattctccactttgcatgtttttttttcccATTTCTTTCAAGTTATTTTtgccttcaaaactttaaatcactcaaacaaacatatcaaggtatcgaatgtgagaaaagtaaattaaatttagccctaaccccattacaaccctggaaaagacctcttgatatgtgtatccatgcattgaatatatgttgattggtagaagaagagtaaGCCTTataaagcaagattagtagagaattgagagaatcgacccttaaacactagagagattagagtgcaaacacttccggtgagaaTTCGATGCTCAATCCATTGTTCcttgctttcacgagctttcttcttacaagtatatttatacttcattttgagatttgaattagtagaattcaaaaatcatcatactatcttagccctacttgttcatatatgttcttggagattgattcatttttaaccaagtaggtagacgcATTTTGCATATTAGTTGATGAACCAcaagagtttagcatgaggacatgctaatgtttaagtgtgggaaagttgatgaactacaattttatggtttatattgtattaaatttggtggattttataaacttttttcacatttattcactaaaatatcatggttttgtgaatttctcctaagtGTGCttaataattgaaaacatgttttttagattattaaattgctaaatttaatttaaagttttgaaggcaagaatggcttgaaagaaatggaaaaaaaaatgtaaagtggagaattcatgaagaaatgagaatTTGCTGAATTCAGGGccgtgtgtcacgcgtacgcgtgaaagggaAGTCTGTcaggcgacgcttacgcgtgacAAGTATTACGGGAGTCACGTCAAACTTTTTTGTTGGGTCTGACGGAAGTATTTGAACTGAGGGACTGATCCGTTCAACTTTTAAGAACGTCagagacttaaatgtatttttcaatggtcaaaaataaaaatatttgcaaaaaaaaaaggtcaagaacctatttgtctttttctcaTAAATTTATGTTCACCTACATCATCTTTAGACTAGTAGTAGGCATTGTACATAACATTTTTTATGAAATCGATTTTTTTTATGACATTATGAAATGGATTTTAACATATCATCGTTTACTAATGACCATAGCGGCAACCATTACTCAACATTTAATAATAAAATGCAACTAATATTTATGTTTCATTAGTATATGGTATTTGTATAGACCTTACTTTATAGTTAGTGTGAAATAATAGTGCAATTTGTTTAACTAAAAAGTATGGACTCAGATGATAGGAATAGCATTTGAAAAGAAATACACAAGGAAACTTAACAAATTACTAGCTGGAGTTTTGAATTGTTCAAACtttcaaattaattttgatacacaGAGTGACCTCAACACAAAAACAATGCTACTTTTTGAAATTTGGCTGTCATATATTTTAGACCACCTTGCACATCTAACTTGTAACTTTTTTATACTTCATTAAGCGTTGTATTGGACTACTcgacaaaataaaaaatgttaccataatctattatatattagtaattttacaaccaaaatatgtCATATATTACTCtcttattataattgaaattaaatttttctttttaaaattaaagagccctcttcctctctctcccttTTTCTATCTCTCTTATTCATTTACTCGCTTtatctctcttatatatcattactaatgactaattataaatttaataatcaaaatgtgtaacataatatttttaattgtcattaaaattaaactaaaattaaaatatagttatattatattattaatttaacaactaaaatgtgtcacatgGCCAGCGACGAattattaagaataaaaatactagttaTTACGTAATATAATAGTTGGATGGTagtgtaattaaattaaaaggtCAAGCTAACTCACTTGCATTTGTCCAACAAAACACATAACACGATACAAGTATACAACTTAATGTTTAACTGTCGTCCCCACATTAGACTCGCATCAAACCGTGCAAAACATTAGTCATCAAAGCATTGGATTTGAGTCATTAGCTTATAATATTGCAAAGTTCTAATCACTCTTAATTAGGAAGAAAATCCAAATTTGGAGTCTCTGTCGTCCATAGTTGGTATCATTACTTAATGGTAATACGATTTAACCAAACCAACCACTCATTTAGTAAAGTAAGCTTTTAATaagtctatttatttattatataataacacattaatttttcttggttttTGGTTCACCCTGTGCTTATATATTACCTTGTGTCGGTGACCAACTTGAAGAGGTGGCGAATTATGGGAAAATAATGTGTCCTTACTCCTTACAAGGTGGGGACCCTTGTTGGCTTTTATATGTTTGCCTTAGTAGTTTCTAAGCCTAAAGGAGTTGACCAATTCTTGGCCTTCTTGTTCTACCAGAGTATAGGGTTATAATAATATATAGTATGGGAACTGGGAAGTGATATCGGTAAGTTTTACATTTTATCTTCATTGATTGAGGAAATGGGTTAGATTGTTAgaatttgattctcattaaggaaCTTGATTGAAGATAAAAAATTGTTCACTAgaatttaaaaaggaaaaacgAATTTCGTACTATGTAGATTAGAAATACTGTGTTTCCCAGAGTTACATAAATTATGAGTATAAAATTTTTCATGGATCATTCAATATTTGTATATATCAATTTTCTTACCTCTCAATTATATCCTACTATGGCTGCGTTTGTTTATAGAGATGGGATACTGACACAGGAACATtgagacacaaaatcgtgtttgacagaAAAAACATGGACAGAAATAATGTATCCAGAGAcgactgaattagtgtattttgtattcaTCCTGACAAGaaggacacggagacactaacaagggacacaacttattttttattttttctttcattattcttgttaatttttcataattatatgttttattgttatatttttcatctcaaattttttgaatgaaaaaaatgaaaataaattgaattttcataatttgttctagtttatcaccaaacagaatacaacaacacaaaattttgtgtttctgtcCATTAGTTGTCTTGTCCTGTTCTTAGAAACAAACCTAGATAATTTGTGTGAAAGTTAACTATTTTCCCTTGCTTTTCAACTAGTACCTTCTTAGATTTAACACTAAAAAAACAACTAATAAAACTAAACAATCCTTCATCCTAATATGAAGGGAGACGCTATTAGccaaaacttgaaaaagagaaatgtgtAATAATTAGATTGGTAGAACATAAGGAAAAAACTCCTTGACTTACTTTCCACCCATCTTTTCATATTAATAATGATCAAAATGTTAACCATGACATAGAAAAGGAATGGAAGAACGCTTTGCTTGTTTTCTTTCACTTCTTTTTAACCCAAACAAGTTTAAAATAAAAGCATGCCTCCGCAGAAAACCAAAGCATCCAAAAAGCAACTCCTAGTTTGACACTTACACTTTAGTTTCTTTCTTACTCATTGCAAGAAATTGCTGATAAATATCACTTTTGTCACTGAAATAAAAACATCACATGGCACCAAGGGACCACATTCTAAAATACTGTTGAAATCATCTCTTGTCATTGTGTTTTTTTGCTAATCACTACATTGATCTGTCTCTTCATTTTCCTCATAAGACCACAACAAGCAaagcttttctttttttcttcattcAAGCAACCAAGTATAGCTTTTCTCGAAATTCAGGAACAAAACAGATGGCTACTTCTACAGAAATaggattttgtaaaaaaaaaaacaaataaaaaaataatattattaataaataaaaagtatGCTTTTCCTAACAAAAACTAGAAATTAACTCTGAACTCTCACCCAAAGGACATAGATTCTCAATTGATGTTTGTAGCATAATTTACAAGTATTATCAGTAAAAAAGTATAATCAAAGTATGAAAGATCTGAGAGTGAACTCATTGAAAATATGTTCTAAATCTGAGCAGTTTCATGTACCTTGATCCCTCTATTCATCCATGCAAAGTTGCAGTGACATGAGAATTACCCAAATGAATTTCTGGTGAGGAATTTGATACCTTATCCTTCCTAGACCATAGCCAAATCTTTGAAACAGAAAAGCTCTCACCTTTTCTAGCAATGTTGATCTTTTCCCCCTCAATATCCCCATCAATGGAAGAAGAATTTCCATACTGTGGAGCTAATCTTCCTTTCAATTTTCTCATACTGCCACTGGTGTCAGGGCATAAAGCCACTTGCAAATCTGAATCAGCAACCACATACTGAAAAGACCCCATTGAGAAGCACCTCCTCACATCAAAATTACTTGTGCTACTACTACTCTCTCCTTCACCTCTTCCCATGACCACACCTTCACCATTATTTGAGCTCCTGAATTTCCCAAGCCTAACAGAAAACACCCTTTTCCCACTCATTATGTGACTTTCTCCATGTTTGTTATTAGCAGAACCAGCctcaccaacaccaacaccaacaccactcCCTGAAACCCCATCTTCCCTTATTGGACCCTCAAATTCATAAACTGGGTTGTCAAATGCAAACCCTGGATCATAGAGGCTCCCTCTACAAAGGGGACAAGTTGAATTAGACATGAGCCATGTGTCTATGCAGTCAATGTGAAAAGCATGGTTACAAAGTGGAAGCAATCTCAGCATGTCTTGTTCTGAGAATTGACATAAGCAAACTGCGCAATCAAATGGTTCCTTCAAACCTATGATCTCTCTGTAGTAGAAAACTGGGAGAGCATCTATGAAGGCCTGATCCAAGCCTGAATCATGGAGATGGAAGAGTTGCTGTAACTGTCTCTGGTATGCATCAGGTTCAGACATGTCAGGGAACCTATTTGATTGTATAATTGACGAAGAAGAGGACCTTTGCCTCATAAGGAATCTAACAACCAATTGAATGATACCAGAGATCAAGAACACAATAGCTAAGATCACTATGATGAAAATCACTGCAGGGTTCATTCTAATTGTTTCTTGTAAGgggaagaacaagaacaagaagaggaagaaggtaaaggtaggattttggggaTCTCGATAGCATCACTACTATGACAGATTTGGAAGTTAACCCAGTACATTCTAGAATACGTGGCTTGTGACTCTCAGTATTTGGATATTGCAACTATGTGTACAGCTTGATATGAAGTTGGAATCTTGCTTATTTGGGTGTTCAACCCAACTCAGACATTTTGACAAACAATGAACATGCACATAAAATCCTTGCACTTGCtggaagaaacaaaaaaataaaaattaaagttccaAACTTTGGTGGAAAAACAAAAGGGTTATGATGTCTGGGGCAGTCACATTGAAGGGAAGTATGCTGGAGAAATTGGTTAAGGTTGTAGTTGACCTACCTTAATTGCAGGAAATCATCATTTCTCAGCTGTTATTCAGCTACCTGAGGACTCGACACTCACTCACTCGGGACTCTAAAGACACTTGCCTCTGACTCTCTCCCTGTCTCGGAGAATAATCAAATCAATAGCAAAAGAAGAGAAACGAGAGCTACTTCTATGATCCAAGCTTATATCATGTTGTCCCTACTCTAGGGCTTAGGGTCCTAGCCTCCTAGGCCTTTAttttacataaattttttttttggttaattgtGTAAGATATTTGAGTCATAACAGTAAATGGGCCCAATGTTGTAGTTAGTCAACATCACATGTTAAGCTTCAACCCAAAACACAAAATCTGTTATTGGATTTGTTTTGACTTTTGACTAAGAAGCCCAAATCCTAAACTAGAAAAGCCTATGTATCACACTTTTAGGGCCGAGAAAAATGAAACACCCATATACTATAGTTGTCATATGTACAAAAACAAAGCGTTACTTTAGTAGTCATATATCAGAATTCCAAACCTTTTAAAATCTAATTCGATcacattaaaattattaaaataaaataatacaacatatatgatcattattagttgaaataaaaaataaaaaaatatctacatttttatttatttttgtggatCTGCGGATATACGGATACTTTCataaaatccgcaatccgattcCCTTAGTGTGCGAATCAAATCCAATCCGATCCAACAGCCTTATAAATTGGATCAATATTCGTAATTTCAGATCGGATTCGAATAAATACTACGGATATGCGGATCGAATTCGATCCATAAACACCTCTGTTGAATAATCGAGGCAAAGCGTTACTTAGtagtcacccaaaaaaaaaaaacattacttTAATAGTCATCATGTATGTCTTGCAATAAGTATATTCGAGTTTGAAACAGATTTGACTATAGGCCAACTGATCAAGTAGTGGATAAAATTCTTAAATAttgtatatataatataatgtGGGTGAGTTTGTAATTATTATGATTGGGGTCATCCAATCTATTTgacccaaaaaaagaaaaaaccttgCATAATGAAtatattaactaaaaaaaaagaaaaaagtttaattattttctgTATGGTGAATAATTTAATGATAATGTCTTCACATAAAAATTACATTGTAAATCGTTAGATAAATTTACATGCTTAACTGAATTATTTAACAATTTACGAGGTAATCTTTATTAAAAGATATTATCGTTAAAATATTca contains the following coding sequences:
- the LOC107631455 gene encoding RING-H2 finger protein ATL47-like yields the protein MNPAVIFIIVILAIVFLISGIIQLVVRFLMRQRSSSSSIIQSNRFPDMSEPDAYQRQLQQLFHLHDSGLDQAFIDALPVFYYREIIGLKEPFDCAVCLCQFSEQDMLRLLPLCNHAFHIDCIDTWLMSNSTCPLCRGSLYDPGFAFDNPVYEFEGPIREDGVSGSGVGVGVGEAGSANNKHGESHIMSGKRVFSVRLGKFRSSNNGEGVVMGRGEGESSSSTSNFDVRRCFSMGSFQYVVADSDLQVALCPDTSGSMRKLKGRLAPQYGNSSSIDGDIEGEKINIARKGESFSVSKIWLWSRKDKVSNSSPEIHLGNSHVTATLHG